The following proteins come from a genomic window of Montipora foliosa isolate CH-2021 chromosome 2, ASM3666993v2, whole genome shotgun sequence:
- the LOC137993712 gene encoding zinc finger protein 14-like: MPRSVLRKKSCTGIKNSGGKERRSCREERQNDMRHLGDHTGERPKNCKRDDKCFSEGIKTSRIHTGERPYKCKECGKCFSRGDLLRMHERTHTGEKPYKCKQCGKCFSQAGSLRRHQRIHTGEKPYACKQCGKCFREAGFLRIHERTHTGEKPYECKQCGKCFSEAGSLRKHERIHTGEKPYECKQCGKCFSEAGSLRKHEIIHTGEKPYECKQCGKCFSEAGSLRKHEIIHTREKPYECKQCGKCLSGAGSLRKHEIIHTGEKPYECKQCGKCFRQGQHLRVHERTHTGEKPYECKQCGKCFIVVGNLRRHERTHTGEKPNECKQCGKCFLQKGTMRRHERTHTGEKPHKCKHCGKCFGRAFSLRKHEKTHNGDAMQEGSLNQDEKHSCWICQEEFSSVDPLLEHYQNHMKFE; this comes from the coding sequence ATGCCAAGGTCTGTTTTGCGTAAGAAGAGCTGCACTGGCATCAAGAATTCCGGGGGGAAAGAAAGGAGGAGTTGCAGAGAGGAACGACAAAATGACATGAGACATTTAGGGGACCATACAGGAGAGAGGCCTAAGAATTGCAAGCGGGATGACAAGTGCTTTAGTGAAGGTATAAAAACAAGTAGAATCCATACAGGAGAAAGGCCATATAAATGCAAAGAGTGTGGAAAGTGTTTCAGTCGAGGAGACCTTTTAAGGATGcatgaaagaacacatactggagaaaagccttataaatgcaaacagtgtggcaagtgttttagccaagcaggatcTCTAAGAAGACATCAAAGAATCCACACGGGAGAAAAGCCCTATgcatgcaaacaatgtggcaagtgttttagagaAGCAGGGTTTCTAAGgattcatgaaagaacacatactggagaaaagccttatgagtgcaaacagtgtggcaagtgttttagtgaAGCAGGATCTCtaagaaaacatgaaagaatccacactggagaaaagccttatgaatgcaaacaatgtggcaagtgttttagtgaAGCAGGATCTCTAAGAAAACATGAAATAATCcacactggagaaaagccttatgaatgcaaacaatgtggcaagtgttttagtgaAGCAGGATCTCTAAGAAAACATGAAATAATCCACACTagagaaaagccttatgaatgcaaacaatgtggcaagtgtctTAGTGGAGCAGGATCTCTAAGAAAACATGAAATAATCcacactggagaaaagccttatgaatgcaaacagtgtggcaagtgtttccGTCAAGGACAACATTTAAGGgttcatgaaagaacacatactggagaaaagccttatgaatgcaaacagtgtggtAAGTGTTTCATTGTTGTAGGAAATCTAAGGAGACACGAAAGGActcatactggagaaaagcctaatgagtgcaaacagtgtggcaagtgttttttACAGAAAGGAACTATGAGAAGACATGAGAGAAcccatactggagaaaagcctcaCAAATGTAAACActgtggcaagtgttttggtCGAGCATTTTCTCTAAGGAAACATGAAAAAACCCATAATGGAGATGCGATGCAAGAAGGTAGTTTGAACCAGGATGAAAAGCATAGTTGTTGGATTTGCCAAGAAGAGTTTAGCAGCGTGGATCCTCTTCTCGAACATTACCAAAATCATATGAAGTTTGAGTAG